The following are from one region of the Marinitoga sp. 1197 genome:
- a CDS encoding transposase, which translates to MHPSIITNTVIPLINDWKNRPLEEVYAIVYLDTSFYSVKEDGIVRKKVIYNVIGINLDGYKDILIASVDGLTGFVDAIHAAFPKTEVQMCIVHQLRNTFKYVPHKYRKEITKDLKPIYQAPNLEAAETALEEFEKKWGKTHPIAVQIWKNNWELAYFKYSKPIRKLIYTTNPIENVHLQFR; encoded by the coding sequence ATACACCCTAGTATAATTACTAATACTGTAATTCCTTTGATTAATGACTGGAAAAATAGACCTTTGGAAGAAGTATATGCTATCGTATATTTGGACACTTCATTTTATTCAGTAAAGGAAGATGGTATTGTAAGGAAAAAAGTTATATATAACGTTATTGGTATTAATCTTGATGGTTATAAGGATATTTTAATTGCTTCTGTAGATGGATTAACAGGTTTTGTTGATGCAATTCATGCCGCATTTCCAAAAACTGAAGTTCAAATGTGTATTGTACATCAATTGAGAAATACTTTTAAATATGTCCCTCATAAATATAGAAAGGAAATCACTAAGGATTTGAAACCTATATACCAGGCTCCAAATCTTGAAGCAGCTGAGACAGCGCTTGAGGAATTTGAAAAAAAATGGGGCAAAACTCACCCCATAGCAGTACAAATATGGAAAAACAATTGGGAACTTGCTTACTTTAAATATTCAAAACCTATTAGGAAGCTGATATATACCACAAATCCAATCGAAAACGTACATCTCCAATTTAGATAG
- a CDS encoding IS110 family transposase: MEQIEILEKEIQRISNELLNTLDINEINNVLDNSDSNNNSNNNSDNNNNNRNRNNNENNNNNNDNNKIENKYIQAYKAITSIPGSGELVTPFTIISEVGDITRFKTKKHFVSYIGLDPTVSQSGKYKRNKKISKKGNKHLRHTFTLWAERVLKLMPEYRKNTMI, translated from the coding sequence ATGGAACAGATAGAAATATTAGAAAAAGAAATACAGAGAATTTCAAATGAACTACTTAACACTCTCGATATTAATGAAATAAATAATGTTCTTGACAATAGCGATAGTAATAACAATAGTAACAATAACAGTGATAATAATAATAATAATAGGAATAGGAATAATAACGAGAATAATAATAATAATAATGATAATAATAAAATAGAAAACAAGTATATTCAGGCATATAAAGCGATAACTTCAATCCCAGGTTCAGGTGAATTAGTAACTCCATTTACAATAATATCAGAAGTAGGAGATATTACTCGTTTTAAAACTAAAAAACATTTCGTTTCGTACATAGGACTTGATCCTACAGTATCTCAATCAGGTAAATATAAAAGAAACAAAAAAATATCAAAAAAAGGTAACAAGCACTTAAGACATACATTTACATTATGGGCTGAGAGAGTTTTAAAATTAATGCCAGAATATCGAAAAAATACCATGATTTAA